The Thermoanaerobacterales bacterium region AGTCATGCATCCTCCTTGGGAACCGGGTGGCTACGTAACGGCGGTACGACGTGCAGGGGACGACGAACTCGGGGCGGTAAAGGGATGGGAACATAGTCCCCTTCCGAAGAGCCTCAGTGAGATCAAAACCGGGGTCGTAGTTCTGGATCGGTACGTAAGCCTCCGCCA contains the following coding sequences:
- a CDS encoding spore coat associated protein CotJA → AEAYVPIQNYDPGFDLTEALRKGTMFPSLYRPEFVVPCTSYRRYVATRFPRRMHD